Proteins encoded together in one Orbaceae bacterium lpD01 window:
- the rpoC gene encoding DNA-directed RNA polymerase subunit beta': MKDLLKFLKAQTKTEEFDAIKIGLASPDMIRSWSFGEVKKPETINYRTFKPERDGLFCARIFGPVKDYECLCGKYKRLKHRGVICEKCGVEVTQTKVRRERMGHIELASPTAHIWFLKSLPSRIGLLLDMPLRDIERVLYFESFMVLNGGMTNLDRGQILTEEQYLDALEEFGDEFDARMGAEAIQELLRNLDINAECDMLREELSITNSETKRKKITKRIKILEAFILSENKPEWMILNVLPVLPPDLRPLVPLDGGRFATSDLNDLYRRVINRNNRLKRLLDLAAPDIIVRNEKRMLQESVDALLDNGRRGRAITGSNKRPLKSLADMIKGKQGRFRQNLLGKRVDYSGRSVITVGPYLRLHQCGLPKKMALELFKPFIYGKLERRGYATTIKAAKKMVEREDAIVWDILDEVIREHPVLLNRAPTLHRLGIQAFEPILIEGKAIQLHPLVCAAFNADFDGDQMAVHVPLTLEAQLEARALMMSTNNILSPASGEPIIVPSQDVVLGLYYMTRDKINAKGEGMLLTGPKEAENVYRLGLAELHARVKVRITEHTKNSAGEWEASTSIVDTTIGRAILWLIIPKGLPFALINQPLGKKAVSKTLNVCYRQLGMKETVILADQVMYTGFAYAARSGVSVGIDDMVIPAKKLEIISEAEAEVAEIQQQFQSGLVTAGERYNKVIDIWAAANERVAKAMMDNLSTDTVINRDGQEEKQASFNSIYMMADSGARGSAAQIRQLAGMRGLMAKPDGSIIETPITANFREGLNVLQYFISTHGARKGLADTALKTANSGYLTRRLVDVAQDLVIIEDDCGTTDGVVMTPVIEGGDVKEPLRDRVLGRVTAEDVLKPGSADILIPRNTLLDEHFCDLLEAELIDSVKVRSVVSCNTDFGVCANCYGRDLARGHIINRGEAVGVIAAQSIGEPGTQLTMRTFHIGGAASRAAAESSIQVRNKGTVKLANAKFVINADKKLVITSRNTELTIVDEFGRMKETYKVPYGSLLSKGDGAAVNAGETVANWDPHTMPVISEVSGFVRFVDMLDGQTITRQTDELTGLSSIAVLDVAERTGLGKDLRPAIKIVDAKGKEVIVSGSEMPAQYFLPGKALVQLEDGIQINVGDALARIPQASVGTKDITGGLPRVADLFEARKPKEPAILAEVDGIVSFGKETKGKRRLVISPIDGSDPYEEMIPKWRQLNVFEGEQVQRGDVISDGAESPHDILRLRGVNAVTRYIVNEVQEVYRLQGVKINDKHIEVIVRQMLRKGTITNVGDSRFLEGEQLEVARVKIVNRELEAQGKAPAEYMHDLLGITKASLTTESFISAASFQETTRVLTEAAVAGKNDELRGLKENVIVGRLIPAGTGYAYHKERLRRKQRDMATAIEASSDAATITAEEATANLAELLNSADE; encoded by the coding sequence GTGAAAGACTTATTAAAGTTTCTAAAAGCACAGACAAAAACAGAAGAGTTTGATGCAATTAAAATTGGATTAGCGTCGCCAGATATGATCCGTTCATGGTCATTTGGTGAGGTTAAAAAACCTGAAACGATTAACTATCGTACCTTTAAACCTGAACGTGATGGTTTATTTTGTGCGCGAATCTTTGGACCGGTCAAAGATTATGAATGCTTATGCGGAAAATATAAACGCCTTAAACACCGTGGTGTGATTTGTGAAAAATGTGGCGTAGAAGTAACGCAAACTAAAGTTCGTCGTGAACGTATGGGGCATATTGAACTTGCCTCGCCAACCGCCCATATTTGGTTTTTAAAATCATTACCATCGCGTATCGGTCTATTATTAGATATGCCACTACGTGATATTGAACGCGTACTTTATTTTGAATCATTTATGGTTCTTAATGGCGGGATGACAAATTTAGATCGTGGTCAGATTTTAACTGAAGAGCAGTATCTTGATGCGCTTGAAGAGTTCGGTGACGAATTTGATGCGCGTATGGGTGCGGAAGCGATTCAGGAACTATTACGTAATTTAGACATTAACGCTGAATGCGATATGTTACGTGAAGAGTTATCGATTACTAACTCAGAAACTAAACGTAAGAAAATCACTAAACGTATTAAGATTCTTGAAGCCTTTATTCTGTCTGAAAATAAACCAGAGTGGATGATTTTAAATGTACTGCCGGTACTACCACCTGATTTGCGTCCATTAGTGCCACTTGATGGCGGTCGCTTTGCAACATCAGATTTGAATGATTTATATCGTCGAGTGATCAACCGTAATAACCGTTTAAAACGTCTATTAGATTTAGCGGCACCTGATATTATCGTCCGTAATGAAAAACGGATGTTACAAGAATCAGTTGATGCACTACTTGATAATGGTCGTCGTGGCCGTGCGATTACTGGCTCTAATAAACGTCCTTTAAAATCTTTAGCTGATATGATTAAAGGTAAGCAAGGTCGTTTCCGTCAGAATCTACTCGGTAAACGTGTTGACTACTCAGGCCGTTCTGTAATTACAGTAGGTCCATACTTACGTCTACATCAGTGTGGTCTGCCGAAGAAGATGGCACTTGAGCTGTTTAAACCATTTATTTATGGCAAATTAGAGCGTCGTGGCTATGCTACAACTATCAAAGCTGCTAAGAAAATGGTTGAGCGTGAAGATGCGATCGTTTGGGATATCTTAGATGAGGTTATCCGCGAACATCCGGTATTATTAAACCGTGCACCAACGCTTCACCGTTTAGGTATTCAGGCATTTGAACCTATTCTCATTGAAGGTAAAGCGATTCAATTGCACCCACTCGTTTGTGCGGCGTTCAATGCCGACTTCGATGGTGACCAGATGGCGGTTCACGTACCATTAACGCTCGAGGCTCAACTTGAAGCACGTGCTTTAATGATGTCTACTAATAATATTCTTTCTCCTGCTAGTGGCGAGCCAATTATCGTTCCTTCACAGGACGTGGTATTGGGTCTTTACTACATGACGCGTGATAAAATTAACGCGAAAGGTGAAGGCATGTTATTAACTGGTCCGAAAGAAGCTGAAAATGTTTATCGTTTAGGCTTAGCTGAGCTGCATGCGCGTGTAAAAGTTCGTATTACTGAACATACCAAAAATAGCGCAGGTGAATGGGAAGCTTCAACGTCTATCGTTGATACCACGATTGGTCGTGCTATTTTATGGTTGATCATTCCTAAAGGTTTACCTTTTGCTTTAATCAACCAGCCACTAGGTAAAAAAGCGGTATCCAAAACGCTGAATGTTTGTTATCGCCAATTAGGGATGAAAGAAACGGTTATTCTTGCTGACCAAGTGATGTATACCGGTTTTGCCTATGCTGCGCGTTCAGGTGTGTCTGTTGGTATCGATGATATGGTGATTCCAGCTAAGAAACTTGAAATTATCAGTGAAGCGGAAGCCGAAGTTGCTGAAATTCAACAACAGTTCCAGTCTGGTTTAGTGACGGCGGGTGAACGTTATAATAAAGTTATCGATATCTGGGCAGCCGCCAATGAGCGTGTTGCTAAAGCGATGATGGATAACTTATCAACCGATACCGTGATTAACCGCGACGGACAGGAAGAGAAACAAGCCTCCTTTAACAGCATCTATATGATGGCTGACTCTGGTGCGCGAGGTTCGGCTGCTCAGATTCGTCAGTTGGCGGGTATGCGTGGCCTGATGGCAAAACCAGATGGCTCGATTATCGAAACACCAATCACGGCAAACTTCCGTGAAGGCTTGAACGTACTTCAGTACTTTATTTCAACCCATGGTGCGCGTAAAGGTCTTGCCGATACAGCATTAAAAACAGCGAACTCAGGTTATTTGACCCGTCGTTTAGTTGATGTTGCTCAGGACTTGGTTATTATCGAAGATGATTGCGGCACAACTGATGGTGTTGTGATGACGCCGGTTATTGAAGGCGGCGATGTTAAAGAGCCACTTCGTGATCGTGTATTAGGTCGTGTCACCGCTGAAGATGTATTAAAACCAGGCAGTGCTGATATTCTGATTCCACGTAATACCTTACTTGATGAGCATTTCTGTGATTTATTAGAAGCAGAGCTGATCGATAGCGTGAAAGTTCGTTCAGTCGTGTCATGTAATACTGATTTTGGTGTTTGTGCGAACTGTTATGGTCGTGACTTGGCGCGTGGTCATATCATTAACCGCGGTGAAGCGGTCGGTGTTATTGCGGCGCAGTCAATCGGTGAACCTGGTACACAGTTAACGATGCGTACGTTCCATATCGGTGGTGCGGCATCACGAGCAGCAGCTGAATCAAGTATTCAAGTGCGTAACAAAGGTACGGTTAAATTAGCGAATGCGAAGTTTGTTATCAACGCTGATAAGAAATTAGTGATCACTTCTCGTAACACCGAATTAACGATTGTTGACGAATTTGGTCGTATGAAAGAGACCTATAAAGTGCCTTACGGTTCACTATTATCGAAAGGTGATGGGGCCGCAGTAAACGCAGGTGAAACTGTGGCGAACTGGGATCCGCATACCATGCCGGTTATTTCCGAGGTGAGTGGTTTTGTTCGTTTTGTTGATATGCTTGATGGACAGACGATTACACGTCAGACAGATGAGTTAACGGGCTTATCCTCAATTGCGGTACTTGATGTTGCAGAGCGTACAGGTTTAGGTAAAGATTTACGTCCAGCGATTAAGATTGTTGATGCTAAAGGCAAAGAAGTGATTGTTTCTGGTTCTGAAATGCCAGCACAATACTTTTTACCAGGTAAAGCCCTTGTTCAACTTGAAGATGGTATCCAGATTAACGTCGGTGACGCATTAGCGCGTATTCCTCAGGCATCTGTGGGTACTAAAGATATTACCGGTGGTCTACCACGCGTAGCCGATTTATTTGAAGCGCGTAAACCAAAAGAGCCGGCAATTCTGGCTGAAGTTGATGGTATCGTTTCATTTGGTAAAGAGACTAAAGGTAAACGCCGTTTAGTCATCAGTCCAATTGATGGTAGCGATCCATATGAAGAGATGATTCCAAAATGGCGTCAGCTCAACGTATTTGAAGGTGAACAAGTTCAACGTGGTGATGTGATTTCTGATGGTGCTGAATCACCACATGATATTTTACGTCTGCGCGGTGTGAATGCGGTCACGCGTTATATTGTGAATGAAGTTCAGGAAGTTTACCGATTACAAGGTGTTAAGATCAATGATAAACACATTGAGGTTATCGTTCGTCAAATGCTACGTAAAGGAACGATCACCAATGTGGGTGATTCACGCTTCTTAGAAGGCGAGCAACTAGAAGTTGCTCGCGTTAAGATTGTGAACCGCGAGCTAGAAGCACAAGGTAAAGCGCCGGCTGAGTACATGCATGATCTATTAGGTATCACTAAAGCATCATTGACAACTGAATCATTTATTTCTGCGGCCTCGTTCCAGGAAACGACACGAGTCTTAACTGAAGCGGCTGTAGCAGGTAAAAATGATGAATTACGTGGTCTGAAAGAAAACGTTATCGTCGGTCGTCTGATTCCTGCCGGTACCGGTTATGCTTATCACAAAGAGCGTTTACGTCGTAAGCAGCGTGACATGGCAACTGCAATTGAAGCTTCTTCAGATGCAGCAACCATTACCGCGGAAGAAGCAACCGCCAATCTGGCAGAGTTGCTGAATTCAGCAGACGAGTAA
- a CDS encoding peptidylprolyl isomerase, with amino-acid sequence MVTNLGDIVIELNTKAAPISSANFLKYVNSGFYDGLIFHRVIPNFMIQGGGFNSTMEQKETNPAIKNEANNGLKNQRGTIAMARTNVIDSATSQFFINLVNNDFLNYQSPKNYGYAVFGKVIDGMDIVDKIAEIKTGRSKGYDNVPLEPIKIIQAKVIQ; translated from the coding sequence ATGGTGACGAATTTAGGGGATATTGTGATTGAGCTCAACACAAAAGCAGCGCCAATCTCAAGTGCCAACTTTTTGAAATATGTTAATAGCGGTTTTTATGATGGTCTGATTTTTCATCGTGTTATTCCCAATTTTATGATTCAAGGGGGCGGTTTTAATAGTACTATGGAACAAAAAGAGACGAATCCTGCAATCAAAAATGAAGCCAATAACGGTCTTAAAAATCAACGTGGCACGATTGCGATGGCCAGAACCAACGTCATAGATAGTGCGACCAGTCAGTTTTTTATCAATTTAGTCAATAATGATTTTCTTAATTATCAATCACCTAAAAATTATGGTTATGCCGTATTTGGTAAAGTGATCGACGGCATGGATATCGTGGATAAAATTGCCGAGATCAAAACAGGACGCTCGAAAGGTTATGACAATGTTCCTCTAGAACCGATTAAGATTATTCAAGCAAAAGTGATTCAATAA
- the phrB gene encoding deoxyribodipyrimidine photo-lyase — MSNKRSTHLVWFRNDLRVTDNPALSMACEDPQANVIAVFIATPGQWRQHDMSARQAHFIYDNLLALQQSLAVLGIPLLYQQCDDFTASVDILVTLCQQHAVSKLFYNHQYEFNEQQRDILLGQKLSNSVNVTGCHGNLFLPPLSVLTGNHEMYKVFTPFRQSFLQTFFAANMTVTPKPQPRNHPISQSHIPPFDYPYADYHDLPAGEAAALDRLRHFCAQQVHDYAQTRDRPALDGTSKLSAYLALGIISVKQCFMRLSLENPLFWQDQQSGAFVWFNELIWREFYQHLLVAYPRLSKGKPFIDWTDSVIWQNSPADFSLWQTGMTGYPIVDAAMRQLNQTGWMHNRLRMICASFLVKDLLIDWRWGERYFMSQLTDGDLAANNGGWQWAASTGTDAAPYFRIFNPTTQGERFDTQGDFIRHWLPELAQVPDKFIHVPHSWANEQQKTLDYPLPMVDHQSARKLTLSAYEQAKTI; from the coding sequence ATGTCGAATAAAAGATCTACGCACTTAGTTTGGTTTCGTAATGATCTACGAGTGACTGATAATCCTGCCCTGTCTATGGCATGCGAAGATCCACAAGCGAATGTGATAGCCGTTTTTATTGCAACGCCAGGGCAATGGCGGCAGCATGATATGTCAGCCAGACAAGCGCATTTTATCTATGATAATTTGTTAGCTTTACAACAATCCTTAGCGGTATTAGGTATTCCACTACTTTATCAACAATGCGACGATTTTACGGCATCTGTTGATATTTTGGTTACGCTTTGTCAGCAGCATGCTGTCAGCAAGTTATTTTACAATCATCAGTATGAGTTTAATGAACAACAGCGGGATATTTTGCTTGGGCAAAAATTGTCAAATTCAGTCAATGTCACAGGTTGTCATGGTAATCTATTTTTGCCGCCGCTGTCGGTTTTGACGGGTAATCACGAAATGTATAAAGTTTTTACCCCTTTTAGGCAGTCATTTTTGCAAACATTTTTTGCTGCGAATATGACGGTTACGCCAAAGCCACAGCCTCGAAATCACCCGATAAGTCAGAGTCACATACCCCCTTTTGATTATCCATATGCCGATTATCACGATTTGCCGGCTGGAGAAGCGGCCGCTTTAGATAGATTGCGGCATTTTTGTGCGCAGCAGGTGCATGATTATGCACAAACGCGCGATCGTCCGGCACTAGATGGAACCAGTAAGTTGTCGGCCTATTTAGCGTTAGGGATTATTTCAGTTAAACAGTGTTTTATGCGACTCTCGTTGGAAAATCCGCTGTTTTGGCAGGATCAGCAAAGTGGCGCTTTTGTTTGGTTTAATGAGTTAATCTGGCGTGAATTTTATCAGCATTTACTGGTTGCTTATCCCAGATTGAGTAAAGGAAAACCATTTATTGATTGGACTGATAGTGTGATTTGGCAAAACAGTCCGGCTGATTTTTCTTTGTGGCAAACCGGGATGACCGGATATCCGATTGTTGATGCTGCAATGCGTCAGTTAAATCAAACTGGCTGGATGCATAACCGGTTGCGAATGATCTGTGCCAGTTTTCTAGTCAAAGATCTCTTAATTGACTGGCGTTGGGGTGAACGTTATTTTATGTCACAGTTAACCGATGGGGATTTAGCTGCGAATAATGGTGGATGGCAGTGGGCGGCCTCAACCGGTACCGATGCAGCGCCATATTTTCGTATTTTTAATCCAACGACGCAGGGCGAGCGCTTTGATACTCAAGGTGATTTTATCCGGCACTGGCTGCCTGAATTAGCGCAGGTACCGGATAAGTTTATTCATGTGCCACATTCATGGGCTAATGAACAACAGAAAACACTGGATTATCCCTTACCGATGGTCGATCACCAGTCCGCCAGAAAATTGACTTTGTCGGCCTACGAACAGGCTAAAACCATTTAG
- the dcuC gene encoding C4-dicarboxylate transporter DcuC has protein sequence MIEVIISVVFIIAVGYLIAKNFDAKIILFLAGLVLLYLAVILNHPIYGKGQGSGSIWLDPFTKAADVFGMQMGIVGLTIMILFGFASYMTHIGANDAMVHALSKPIKSIKSVYILVPVVFLLGNMLQMVLPSAAGLAILLMATLYPALRTAGMSPLTAGAVIATTATIAPTPLGSDNVVVAQRLGITPLEYILNYHAKVSIPALIIMAIVHLLWQRYMDKREGTVRVPFEISHSEDEKKQPLPPTWYAIFPILPILFLLFFNLGFIDPATGKSTIKIGLLEITLISMVLPLIVELIRKRKIKTVIKDFNIFFEGMGQGFFQVVSLIIAAGLFVEGLKAVGVINLLTQSLDNVEGAGSILMLFFSGMAGLIGFISGSGIAVFHSFIKIIPEITEAMQVNTVLVALPMQLTSNLIRSVSPVSAVVIVVASIIKVTPIAIVKRTSMPIFAGIFTCIVLSYIYFS, from the coding sequence ATGATTGAAGTCATTATTAGTGTTGTTTTTATTATTGCAGTCGGTTATTTAATTGCCAAGAATTTTGATGCCAAGATTATTCTTTTTCTTGCCGGACTGGTCTTGCTCTATTTGGCCGTGATACTGAATCATCCTATTTATGGAAAAGGACAAGGTTCGGGTTCTATCTGGCTCGATCCCTTTACCAAAGCGGCTGATGTGTTTGGTATGCAAATGGGGATTGTTGGCTTAACCATTATGATCTTATTTGGCTTTGCCAGCTATATGACGCATATCGGTGCTAATGATGCGATGGTTCATGCCTTATCAAAGCCGATTAAAAGTATCAAATCTGTATATATCTTGGTACCGGTTGTCTTTTTGCTCGGCAATATGTTACAAATGGTTCTCCCCAGTGCGGCAGGGCTGGCGATTTTATTAATGGCAACACTTTATCCGGCGCTGCGAACCGCGGGCATGTCACCGTTAACGGCTGGCGCAGTGATTGCCACCACCGCAACGATTGCGCCAACACCTTTGGGATCTGATAATGTGGTTGTGGCTCAGCGTCTGGGTATTACACCACTAGAATATATCTTAAATTATCATGCAAAAGTGTCGATTCCGGCATTAATTATTATGGCGATCGTTCATCTACTGTGGCAGCGTTATATGGATAAGCGAGAAGGCACTGTGCGTGTACCTTTCGAAATATCACATAGTGAAGATGAGAAAAAACAGCCGTTACCGCCAACTTGGTATGCCATTTTCCCGATCTTACCAATTCTGTTTTTATTGTTTTTCAATTTAGGTTTTATTGATCCCGCCACCGGTAAGTCAACGATAAAAATCGGCTTATTAGAGATCACCTTAATCTCGATGGTTTTACCACTGATTGTTGAATTAATTCGTAAAAGAAAAATAAAAACAGTGATTAAAGATTTTAATATCTTTTTTGAGGGAATGGGACAGGGTTTCTTTCAGGTGGTTTCATTAATAATCGCCGCAGGCCTGTTCGTGGAAGGGTTAAAAGCGGTCGGTGTGATTAACTTATTAACCCAAAGTCTCGATAATGTTGAAGGCGCGGGATCGATTTTGATGCTGTTCTTTTCGGGTATGGCCGGTTTAATTGGTTTTATCAGTGGTAGCGGTATTGCGGTTTTCCACTCATTTATTAAAATTATTCCTGAGATTACTGAGGCAATGCAGGTCAATACCGTACTGGTCGCTTTGCCGATGCAGCTTACTTCGAATTTAATTCGTTCAGTATCGCCTGTCTCAGCGGTCGTGATTGTCGTGGCTTCGATTATTAAAGTCACACCAATCGCTATTGTTAAGCGCACCTCAATGCCGATTTTTGCCGGTATTTTCACTTGTATCGTATTGTCGTATATCTATTTTAGTTAA
- the pepB gene encoding aminopeptidase PepB: MTAMSIFLSAEAAPITWGKNALISFNDVGAIIHYRENHRLGAIQRAGRKLDGQGIKSIKLAGEGWDVEACWHFWQGFRHPKCNNVIAWPELSESDMAELRHRLLIIDWVRDTINMPAEELGPVALAQRSVSLIASVTDQFEYTLTAGEALNDKGYHGIYTVGRGSTREPALLTLDFNPTGDVKAPVNVCLVGKGITFDSGGYSLKPSNFMESMKSDMGGAATVAGALALAIVRGLNKRVKLILCCADNMVSGSAFKLGDIIHYRNGKTVEVTNTDAEGRLVLADGLIDAEQYQPELIIDCATLTGAAKIAVGNDYHSLLSFDDIMAGQLLASAQQEYEPFWRLPLAEFHRSQLPSAFADLNNAGQANTAGASTAAAFLSHFLESYQQGWLHIDCSATYRKSPVDLWATGATGLGVRSLANFLLQR; this comes from the coding sequence ATGACCGCGATGTCGATTTTTTTATCTGCTGAGGCTGCGCCAATAACCTGGGGCAAAAACGCGTTAATCAGTTTCAATGACGTAGGCGCGATCATTCATTATCGAGAAAATCACCGCTTAGGCGCAATTCAGCGTGCGGGACGCAAGCTTGATGGTCAGGGAATTAAAAGTATCAAGTTAGCCGGCGAAGGTTGGGATGTTGAAGCTTGCTGGCATTTTTGGCAAGGATTTCGTCATCCTAAATGTAATAACGTGATTGCGTGGCCAGAATTAAGTGAATCCGATATGGCTGAACTGCGTCATCGTTTACTGATCATTGATTGGGTTCGCGATACCATCAACATGCCAGCCGAAGAGCTAGGCCCGGTGGCACTTGCTCAGCGAAGCGTCAGTTTAATCGCATCAGTAACCGATCAATTTGAATATACGTTAACCGCGGGTGAAGCGCTCAATGATAAAGGCTATCACGGTATTTATACAGTTGGTCGAGGTTCCACGCGTGAGCCAGCTCTATTAACACTCGATTTCAATCCGACAGGTGATGTGAAAGCGCCTGTCAATGTCTGTTTGGTGGGTAAAGGAATTACTTTTGATTCAGGTGGTTATAGCCTAAAACCGAGTAATTTTATGGAGTCAATGAAATCAGATATGGGCGGTGCGGCGACGGTTGCCGGTGCACTAGCGCTGGCGATTGTACGTGGACTGAATAAACGGGTAAAACTGATCTTGTGTTGTGCCGATAATATGGTCAGTGGCAGTGCCTTCAAATTGGGGGATATTATTCATTATCGTAATGGTAAAACCGTTGAGGTGACTAATACCGATGCTGAGGGGCGGCTCGTATTAGCCGATGGTTTAATTGATGCTGAGCAGTATCAACCAGAACTAATAATTGATTGTGCGACGTTAACGGGTGCGGCAAAAATTGCGGTAGGTAATGATTATCATTCATTACTGAGTTTTGACGATATCATGGCTGGCCAGTTATTAGCGTCTGCTCAGCAAGAATATGAGCCTTTTTGGCGTTTACCACTGGCTGAATTTCATCGTAGTCAGTTACCTTCAGCTTTTGCTGATTTAAATAATGCGGGGCAAGCCAATACGGCGGGCGCAAGTACAGCCGCTGCATTTTTATCCCATTTTCTTGAATCTTATCAACAGGGTTGGTTACATATTGACTGCTCGGCGACTTATCGTAAAAGTCCCGTTGATTTATGGGCGACAGGTGCGACAGGGCTTGGGGTGCGAAGCTTAGCGAATTTTTTATTGCAGAGATAA
- a CDS encoding DUF1722 domain-containing protein, translated as MNKRLVIQIEINPAELFLNRHYQQLCTIVASLGYQIELYADLIISTDVSGMISECPTIDEAAVPCITIDKLSSPKHLINYLVQLLTINELKQIQPTKQALIDYHSRFKLLLLAYSQPEYRKIGPYVAQLQAVTEETLQIYKKKLLTIFALGSSKQNHSNVVQHLQGYFRPYLNAQQKQQLVEQIEAFRQGQLSLLVVINQLNDYLALYPNDYLRQQYYLTGYRDILQHSYLILEDSAHVE; from the coding sequence ATGAATAAGAGACTGGTCATTCAGATTGAGATTAATCCGGCGGAACTATTCTTGAATCGGCATTATCAACAGTTGTGTACTATTGTAGCCTCATTAGGTTATCAGATTGAACTATACGCTGACTTGATTATATCCACTGATGTGAGTGGTATGATTAGTGAGTGCCCGACTATAGATGAAGCCGCCGTACCCTGTATCACTATCGATAAGCTTTCATCGCCTAAGCATCTCATCAACTATTTAGTTCAGTTACTCACTATCAATGAGTTAAAGCAAATCCAGCCGACTAAGCAGGCTTTAATTGATTATCATAGTCGGTTTAAACTGCTGTTATTAGCCTATTCACAACCTGAATATAGAAAAATAGGGCCCTATGTCGCACAGCTACAAGCGGTGACTGAAGAGACTTTGCAAATCTATAAAAAAAAACTACTCACTATTTTTGCTTTGGGTTCAAGTAAACAAAACCATAGCAATGTCGTACAACATCTGCAAGGCTACTTTCGTCCTTATTTGAATGCACAGCAAAAACAGCAACTGGTTGAGCAGATTGAGGCATTCCGACAAGGCCAGTTATCGCTTTTAGTCGTGATCAATCAGTTAAATGACTATCTGGCTTTATATCCGAATGATTATTTACGTCAGCAGTATTATTTAACCGGTTACCGGGATATATTACAACACAGTTATCTTATTTTAGAGGATTCTGCCCATGTCGAATAA